From a single Nicotiana tomentosiformis chromosome 2, ASM39032v3, whole genome shotgun sequence genomic region:
- the LOC138905783 gene encoding uncharacterized protein produces MPMILETIHPSPREDGDEEEENEGPDLTREYAPLPVDQESLPKYMDALQYFNPEMVVEWKLERSSGKPEYIFNYVFWAFKPAIDGFPHCRPVISIDNTHVYEKYDIKLLIAIAVDANGQIFPLVFAICANESQEMWTLSVENLPAWQEPYAYHRYCVRHFKANFQKAHPKKDLHDLMWMAITDHQEHKFRRHMKSIRKEDERAYHWLMRYVLHKWTLHTDGGRRWEILTTNVSESFNELLKSSRGLSVTAMVRMSFKQMAERILERAAAETSLMEMGVEFMPLPMKRFEKCRRRAHWHSFL; encoded by the exons atgccgatgattCTGGAGACGATACACCCTTCCCCTCGTGAGGatggtgatgaggaggaagagaatgaaggacctgatttgacgagggagtatGCTCCACTCCCTGTAGACCAAGAGT ctcTACCCAAGTACATGGACGCACTGCAATACTTTAACCCCGAGAtggttgttgaatggaagcttgagcggagttcGGGAAAACCAGAATATATATTCAActatgtgttctgggcatttaaaccagcaattgatggttttccACATTGCcgaccggtaatatccatagacaaCACTCATGTCTATGAAAAGTATGATATCAAGCTATTGATAGccattgcagtagatgctaatggacaaatatttcctctagtttttgctatttgtgccaatgaaagccaagagatgtGGACGCT ttctgtagagaacttgcctgcatggcaagaaccttatgcctaccaccgttactgtgtgaggcactttAAGGCCAATTTTCAGAAGGCACATCCCAAGAAGGATCTGCATGATTTGATGTGGATGGCAATAACAGACCACCAAGAGCATAAATTCCGGAGACACATGAAATCTATCAGAAAGGAAGACGAGAGagcctatcattggttgatgcgaTATGTGCttcacaagtggactttgcatacagatggtggaagaagatgggaaattctgactacaaacgtgtcagagtctttcaacgaaTTATTGAAGTCGTCAAGAGGATTgtctgtcactgccatggtgcggatgtcgttcaagcagatggcggagaggaTTCTTGAAAGGGCTGCAGCTGAAACGTCATTGATGGaaatgggtgttgaatttatgccactgccgatgaagagatttgagaaatgcaggcggcgagcacattggcattcatttttgtaG